The genome window AGCCCGGAATCAAGCCCGCAAGGCGCCGGGCAAGCGCCTGACCGTCCCGCGGTCTGGCGCTTTGGCTATGAAGCACAATTTTCAGAACTCACCCTAACACAGCACCATAAAGTGCCAGATAGAACCGTCGCAGCGCCAGCCCCCGGTCAGGCGCTCGCACGGCTTACGCTCACCTTTGGCAATGGCCGACTGGGGCTTGGGTCCTGACCCTACGCAACTGCAATAAATCTTCAGCATCAATCGCTCCTCCTTCCCCAACCCATTCCCCTAGGCGCAGCGCACTCCCGCCGCTAAACTGGCCCCGCGAAAGGGCATGCCATGGACCTGACCCCCTATCTGACATTCCCCGGGACCTGTCTGGAGGCCTGTGAGTTCTATGCCGAGGTTTTCGGCGGCGATATCACCTTCATGCAGCGCGTCGCCAACAGCCCCGCCGCTGATCAATTGCCGGCCGAGGTGCAGGATCAGGTGTTGCACGCCGCGCTGAACATTGCCGGGCGCACGATCTATGCGTCGGACGCGACAATGACGCCCTATGAACC of Paracoccaceae bacterium contains these proteins:
- a CDS encoding VOC family protein: MDLTPYLTFPGTCLEACEFYAEVFGGDITFMQRVANSPAADQLPAEVQDQVLHAALNIAGRTIYASDATMTPYEPVRGIYVQVTLDDRDRASRIFSRLKKDGEVIMPFERSFWASGFGICRDRFGTPWIINCPLPAGG